In a genomic window of Microterricola viridarii:
- a CDS encoding RDD family protein has translation MSASRTPRPTGRNIAAKQTFGQLPPSKWPGERLGLPNEGAHSVARAGRRIGGIAVDWAIAMGLALLLAPYESLAYSFYTLGLFAVLQVLAIAALGASIGHRVFGMRLIGLDGHSPAFWRVLVRTLLLVVVIPALVWDSDQRGFHDKVAGTVLIRA, from the coding sequence ATGTCTGCTTCCCGAACTCCCCGCCCCACCGGCCGAAACATCGCCGCCAAGCAAACCTTCGGCCAGCTCCCCCCGAGCAAGTGGCCGGGGGAGCGCCTCGGCCTGCCGAACGAGGGCGCCCACTCCGTCGCCCGCGCCGGGCGCCGCATCGGCGGTATCGCTGTGGACTGGGCCATCGCCATGGGCCTTGCCCTGCTCCTCGCGCCCTACGAGTCGCTCGCGTACTCCTTCTACACGCTGGGCCTCTTCGCCGTTCTGCAGGTCCTCGCGATCGCAGCGCTCGGCGCCAGCATCGGGCACCGCGTGTTCGGCATGCGCCTGATCGGCCTCGACGGCCACAGCCCCGCGTTCTGGCGGGTGTTGGTGCGCACGCTGCTGCTCGTCGTCGTCATCCCCGCCCTGGTCTGGGACTCGGACCAGCGCGGCTTCCACGACAAGGTCGCCGGCACGGTGCTGATCCGCGCCTAG